From the genome of Planctomycetia bacterium, one region includes:
- a CDS encoding Uma2 family endonuclease — protein MIRSNSATTGSITVDEFFEQVEDGQKADLIDGVIWMASPDSLDADDVQGFIRSLVHTYIAAKGIGGRVCGSRVAFVLNESNAPEPDLAYLTPERYAAQHGKRVKGPPDIAVEVTCEDSRSRDYEAKFRLYEQFGVQEYWIVDLENSRAEFFVLKHGRFEPLPLEDGRIYRSTVIPGFWLDARWLTESPLPNVYACQKLILGQ, from the coding sequence ATGATCCGCTCAAACTCCGCCACGACCGGTTCCATTACCGTCGACGAATTCTTCGAGCAGGTCGAGGACGGCCAAAAGGCGGATTTAATTGATGGAGTAATTTGGATGGCATCACCGGATTCTTTAGATGCGGACGACGTCCAAGGATTTATCAGGAGCTTGGTTCATACCTATATCGCCGCGAAAGGCATTGGCGGACGCGTCTGCGGCAGTCGAGTCGCCTTCGTCCTGAATGAGTCGAACGCTCCTGAGCCGGATTTGGCGTATCTGACGCCGGAGCGATACGCGGCGCAACATGGCAAACGCGTGAAGGGCCCCCCGGACATCGCGGTCGAGGTTACCTGCGAAGATAGTCGATCCCGGGACTACGAAGCGAAGTTTCGACTGTACGAACAGTTCGGCGTCCAGGAATACTGGATTGTCGATCTAGAGAATTCGCGGGCGGAGTTTTTTGTACTCAAACATGGGAGGTTTGAGCCGTTGCCGTTGGAGGATGGCCGTATCTATCGATCGACGGTCATCCCAGGATTCTGGCTCGACGCCCGCTGGCTGACGGAGAGTCCTCTCCCAAACGTGTATGCATGTCAGAAACTTATTCTTGGCCAGTAG
- a CDS encoding flavin prenyltransferase UbiX, translated as MNAPSLPIVLAITGASGAPYALRLLEVLLRAGREVRLSISPAGQEVLRTETGRTVDLKNFRLADLLSDIEALSGKLHYDHFQNLYAPIASGSSLTSGMVICPCSGGTMSAIAHGTSQNLIHRAADVHLKERRKLILVPRETPLSIVQLNNYKLCAEAGAIVLPAMPGFYHGAKSIADLVDFVVARICDQLEVPHQLMKRWGES; from the coding sequence ATGAACGCACCGAGCCTGCCGATTGTGTTGGCCATCACGGGCGCCAGCGGCGCGCCCTATGCCTTGCGCCTGTTGGAAGTACTGCTCCGCGCTGGCCGCGAAGTTCGGCTGTCGATTAGTCCCGCAGGTCAGGAAGTCTTGAGAACAGAAACGGGCCGCACCGTCGACTTAAAGAACTTCCGTCTCGCGGACTTGCTGTCCGACATCGAAGCGCTGTCCGGCAAGTTGCACTACGACCATTTCCAAAACCTCTACGCCCCCATCGCCAGCGGTTCCTCGCTCACCTCTGGCATGGTCATCTGCCCCTGCTCCGGCGGGACCATGAGCGCGATCGCGCACGGAACCTCGCAAAATCTGATCCACCGCGCCGCCGACGTCCATTTGAAAGAGCGCCGCAAGCTCATCCTCGTCCCCCGCGAAACGCCCCTCTCAATCGTCCAACTCAACAACTACAAACTCTGCGCCGAAGCCGGCGCAATCGTCCTCCCAGCTATGCCCGGCTTCTACCACGGCGCGAAGAGCATCGCGGACCTGGTCGACTTCGTAGTCGCACGCATCTGCGATCAACTGGAAGTGCCGCATCAACTCATGAAGCGCTGGGGGGAATCTTAG
- a CDS encoding UbiA-like polyprenyltransferase: MLTRLRHILEMIRFSHTLFALPFALLAGVMAWALNSQSVPPVAWRWQELAGIICCMVFARSAAMSFNRLADWRLDARNPRTERRHIPSGLLTWNSVALFFAVCAIGFVASTLWFLPNRLPLYLSLPVLAWICGYSFAKRFTSFAHFWLGAALMLAPISAWIAVRGHFVQTDITDLLPSLVLGGAVLHWVAGFDIIYACQDFAVDRREGLHSVPAALGVPRALRLAAACHAAMIGLLLYLPFTYPLLGGIYWTGIAAVALLLIYEHWLVRPDDLTRVNAAFFHVNAIISAGLLLLGAVDLWW, from the coding sequence ATGCTAACCCGCCTCCGCCATATCCTCGAAATGATCCGCTTCAGCCATACGCTGTTTGCGCTGCCGTTTGCGCTACTGGCGGGAGTAATGGCCTGGGCGCTGAATTCGCAAAGCGTGCCGCCGGTCGCCTGGCGTTGGCAAGAACTCGCGGGCATCATTTGCTGCATGGTCTTCGCGCGCAGCGCCGCCATGTCATTCAATCGCCTGGCCGATTGGCGGCTCGACGCGCGCAATCCGCGGACGGAGCGCCGGCATATACCTTCAGGCCTGCTGACTTGGAACTCCGTGGCATTGTTTTTCGCCGTCTGCGCGATCGGGTTCGTCGCCAGCACGTTGTGGTTTTTACCGAATCGACTTCCGCTTTACTTGTCGTTGCCCGTGCTCGCGTGGATCTGCGGCTATAGCTTCGCCAAACGCTTCACCTCGTTCGCCCACTTCTGGCTCGGGGCGGCGCTGATGCTCGCGCCTATCTCGGCCTGGATCGCCGTCCGCGGGCACTTCGTGCAAACAGACATCACCGACTTGCTGCCATCGCTTGTGCTCGGAGGCGCGGTCCTGCACTGGGTCGCCGGCTTCGACATCATCTACGCCTGCCAGGATTTTGCAGTCGATCGACGGGAAGGGCTCCACAGCGTTCCGGCGGCGCTGGGCGTTCCGCGCGCGCTCAGGCTCGCGGCCGCTTGCCATGCGGCGATGATTGGGCTGTTGCTCTATTTGCCGTTCACATACCCACTGCTCGGCGGCATCTACTGGACCGGCATCGCCGCCGTCGCGCTGCTGCTGATCTACGAGCATTGGCTCGTCCGCCCAGACGATCTGACTCGCGTGAACGCGGCCTTTTTCCACGTGAACGCAATCATCAGCGCCGGGCTTCTGCTACTGGGCGCGGTCGATTTATGGTGGTAG